Proteins encoded together in one Candidatus Rokuibacteriota bacterium window:
- the fdhF gene encoding formate dehydrogenase subunit alpha, with amino-acid sequence MSAPTTTAQATVTLAIDGRAVTVPEGTTIWQAAREAGIEIPVLCHDPRLRPVGVCRVCVVDVGERVLAASCVRAAANGMKVITRSDRIERCRKALTGMLLADYPRESLREKTTGDDGLLALGRQYGLQRPPRLLAGDGRPTDLSSPVIAVDHVACILCDRCIRACDELQHNDVIGRMGKGYAARIAFDLDSPMGESSCVSCGECAAVCPTGALTHKPLSAPIRPRAELKAVDSVCPYCGVGCAVRLHVDPERNAIVLVDGRPSPGNQERLCVKGRYGFDYAHHPHRLTVPIIRRPEAYPKGPLSSAVKGEGARRKPGGVVDYAEVLPAFREATWDEALDLVARRLSAIKQTHGPRALAGFGSAKCSNEEAYVFQKLVRAAFGTNNVDHCTRLCHASSVAALLETIGSGAVTNVFGDVKRAEVALVAGSSTTENHPVAATFIKDAAAHGTTLIVVDARATGIARHAQHFLLINPGTDVALYNAWMHVMIEEGLINREYVRAHTEGFEALREVVKRYPPDVAEQITGVPAGKISEVARIFGRARAAIIFWGMGISQHTHGTDNARCLISLALLTGNVGRPGTGLHPLRGQNNVQGASDAGLIPMVYPDYQGVEDPTIRRRFEEAWGVALDSKRGLTVVEIMAGALAREIRGMYMMGENPFLSDPNINKVRRALATLDFLCVQDIFLTETAEFADVILPATSFFEKTGTYTNTDRRVQIGRKALDPPGRARLDWEVVSEIARRMGYPMEYGSAEEIFEEFTSLAPSYQGLTYKNLEPYGRLWPCPDPERNEGIQLLFADGFPTPSRRGKFVPADYQPAAECPDPEYPFVLNTGRLLEHWHTGSMTRRARALDQIRPEAFCEVHPEDLAGIGLQAGDYVTVSSRRGSITLRACPSRRVARGTLFIPFHFREAAANVLTNDQLDPFGKIPEFKYCAVRIERAGG; translated from the coding sequence GATCGAGATCCCGGTGCTCTGCCACGACCCGCGGCTCCGGCCCGTCGGCGTCTGCCGGGTCTGCGTCGTGGACGTGGGCGAGCGGGTCCTGGCGGCCTCGTGCGTCCGCGCTGCCGCCAACGGGATGAAGGTGATCACGCGCTCGGACAGGATCGAGCGCTGCCGGAAGGCGCTGACCGGCATGCTCCTCGCCGACTACCCCCGCGAGTCCCTCCGCGAGAAGACGACCGGTGACGACGGGCTGCTCGCCCTCGGCCGCCAGTACGGCCTCCAGCGCCCACCACGCCTGCTGGCCGGCGACGGTCGCCCGACGGACCTCTCCTCACCCGTCATCGCCGTGGACCACGTGGCGTGCATCCTCTGCGACCGCTGCATCCGCGCCTGCGACGAGCTCCAGCACAACGACGTGATCGGCCGGATGGGAAAGGGCTACGCGGCCCGGATCGCCTTCGACCTCGACAGCCCCATGGGCGAGTCGAGCTGCGTGTCGTGCGGCGAGTGCGCGGCCGTCTGCCCGACCGGCGCCCTGACCCACAAGCCTCTCTCCGCTCCCATCCGTCCCCGCGCCGAGCTGAAGGCGGTGGACTCGGTCTGCCCGTACTGCGGCGTCGGCTGCGCGGTGAGGCTCCACGTGGATCCCGAGCGCAACGCCATCGTCCTGGTGGACGGCCGGCCGAGCCCGGGGAACCAGGAGCGCCTCTGCGTCAAGGGCCGCTACGGCTTCGACTACGCCCACCATCCCCACCGGCTCACCGTCCCGATCATCCGGCGGCCCGAGGCCTATCCCAAGGGACCGCTGTCGAGCGCCGTGAAGGGGGAGGGCGCGCGCCGGAAACCCGGCGGGGTTGTGGACTACGCGGAGGTGCTCCCCGCCTTTCGCGAGGCCACGTGGGACGAGGCGCTCGACCTGGTGGCCCGGCGGCTCAGCGCTATCAAGCAGACCCACGGCCCGCGCGCTCTGGCGGGGTTCGGATCGGCCAAGTGCAGCAACGAGGAGGCCTACGTCTTCCAGAAGCTGGTCCGCGCCGCCTTCGGCACGAACAACGTGGACCACTGTACGCGCCTCTGCCACGCCTCGTCGGTGGCGGCCCTCCTCGAGACCATCGGCTCGGGCGCTGTCACGAACGTCTTCGGCGACGTCAAGCGCGCCGAGGTCGCGCTCGTTGCGGGGAGCAGCACGACCGAGAACCATCCCGTGGCGGCGACCTTCATCAAGGACGCGGCGGCCCACGGCACGACGCTGATCGTCGTGGACGCGCGGGCCACGGGGATCGCCCGTCACGCGCAGCACTTCCTCCTGATCAACCCGGGGACCGACGTGGCGCTCTACAACGCCTGGATGCACGTGATGATCGAGGAGGGCCTGATCAACCGCGAGTACGTCCGGGCCCACACCGAGGGCTTCGAGGCGCTGCGCGAGGTCGTGAAGCGTTACCCGCCTGACGTGGCGGAACAGATCACCGGAGTGCCTGCTGGAAAGATCAGCGAGGTGGCCCGGATCTTCGGGCGGGCCAGAGCCGCGATCATCTTCTGGGGGATGGGGATCTCCCAGCACACCCACGGGACGGACAACGCCCGCTGCCTGATCTCGCTCGCCCTCCTCACCGGCAACGTGGGACGACCGGGCACGGGGCTGCATCCGCTCAGGGGCCAGAACAATGTCCAGGGGGCCTCGGACGCGGGGCTCATCCCGATGGTCTATCCCGACTACCAGGGCGTGGAGGATCCGACGATCCGCCGCCGCTTCGAGGAGGCCTGGGGCGTAGCGCTCGATTCGAAGCGCGGCCTCACCGTGGTGGAGATCATGGCAGGAGCGCTCGCCAGGGAGATCAGGGGGATGTACATGATGGGGGAGAACCCGTTCCTCTCGGACCCCAACATCAACAAGGTCCGCCGGGCCCTCGCCACGCTCGACTTCCTCTGCGTCCAGGACATCTTCCTGACCGAGACGGCGGAGTTCGCCGACGTGATTCTCCCGGCGACGTCCTTCTTCGAGAAGACCGGCACCTACACCAACACCGATCGCCGCGTCCAGATCGGCCGGAAGGCCCTCGACCCGCCGGGCCGGGCCAGGCTCGACTGGGAGGTCGTGTCGGAGATCGCCCGCCGGATGGGCTACCCGATGGAGTACGGGAGCGCCGAGGAGATCTTCGAGGAGTTCACCTCGCTCGCGCCCAGCTACCAGGGCCTCACCTACAAGAACCTGGAACCCTACGGCAGGCTCTGGCCCTGTCCGGATCCCGAGCGGAACGAGGGGATCCAGCTCCTCTTCGCCGACGGCTTCCCGACGCCTAGCCGGCGGGGGAAGTTCGTTCCGGCCGACTACCAACCGGCGGCCGAGTGCCCCGACCCTGAGTATCCCTTCGTCCTCAACACCGGCCGGCTCCTCGAGCACTGGCACACCGGGAGCATGACGCGCCGGGCCCGGGCCCTCGACCAGATCCGGCCCGAGGCCTTCTGCGAGGTGCATCCCGAGGACCTGGCCGGAATCGGGCTGCAGGCGGGCGACTACGTGACCGTAAGCTCGCGCCGGGGATCGATCACACTGCGGGCGTGCCCGTCGCGGCGGGTCGCCCGCGGCACCCTCTTCATCCCGTTCCACTTCCGCGAGGCGGCGGCGAACGTCCTCACCAACGACCAGCTCGATCCGTTCGGCAAGATCCCCGAGTTCAAGTACTGCGCGGTCAGGATCGAACGCGCCGGTGGCTAA